In Clostridium sp. SY8519, one genomic interval encodes:
- a CDS encoding bifunctional precorrin-2 dehydrogenase/sirohydrochlorin ferrochelatase, with protein MVLFPFYQDIEKKRFLIIGGGSVAEEKIGRLRQFTERITVVTRHSHLPYPVIPAAGRAREEVYREAAEKDRICVIEKCYEEADLVLGDYVIGTASDREVNRKIARDCRSRGIPVNIADDRELCTFVFPALVKRGDLTVGITTNGKSPAVSSYVRRRLEEAIPENMEEIVERMGALRAVLPRYISRQPERKKAYREIFSLLLQTGGQAEESEVLAVIRRYADLWEGSPAEDRKE; from the coding sequence ATGGTTTTATTTCCGTTTTATCAGGATATTGAGAAGAAACGGTTTCTGATCATCGGCGGCGGAAGCGTGGCGGAAGAGAAAATCGGCCGTCTCCGTCAGTTTACGGAGCGGATCACGGTGGTGACGCGCCACAGCCATCTGCCCTATCCGGTGATCCCCGCGGCGGGACGCGCCAGGGAGGAAGTGTACCGGGAAGCTGCGGAAAAGGACCGGATCTGTGTGATTGAAAAATGCTATGAAGAAGCAGATCTGGTCCTGGGGGATTATGTCATCGGCACGGCCAGTGACCGGGAGGTAAACCGGAAGATAGCCCGGGACTGCCGCAGCCGCGGTATCCCGGTGAATATCGCGGATGACAGGGAACTGTGTACCTTTGTATTTCCGGCACTCGTGAAGCGGGGCGACCTTACTGTCGGAATTACGACCAACGGCAAAAGCCCCGCGGTCTCTTCCTATGTGCGGAGACGTCTGGAAGAAGCAATCCCGGAAAATATGGAAGAAATTGTGGAACGCATGGGTGCGCTGCGCGCGGTGCTGCCCCGGTATATTTCCAGACAGCCCGAACGGAAGAAAGCCTATCGGGAAATTTTTTCCCTGCTGCTGCAGACCGGCGGACAGGCGGAGGAATCAGAGGTCCTGGCGGTGATCCGGCGTTACGCGGACCTTTGGGAAGGCAGCCCGGCAGAGGACCGGAAAGAATAA
- the hemC gene encoding hydroxymethylbilane synthase, whose amino-acid sequence MRRIRLATRSSRLALAQAEEVRHALEQLGYTVELKTVTTHGDRDRKSPLTQIGGSGLFVSEIEQMLLRGEADLAVHSGKDLPYRLMEGMVIGGVPAAEDGRDCLVSRKGEELPEHPRIGTGSPRRVAQGRALFPGAEFAEIRGNVDTRLRKLSEGSYDAVILARAGLNRLKADLSAYDCRVLEPSEMLPAPCQGILAVECRAEDEALCAALRKLSDPRSWKRFTAERCLFQMLQADCSMPVGVRAEVSAAAGSSEKGNAWESMKSGERMEAGEASDAGQEQLTLQGFFGGRRAVRTGRYAEYPRLCREVADELLRQTGSVCLVGAGCGRDLITVKGLRALRQAEVAVYDDLADGGLLMETPADCRWIYVGKRSGRHSWKQAEINQLLVEEAGKGYRVVRLKGGDSFVFGRGGEEILALQEAGIPYEVIPGITSSVAVPEHGGIPVTHRQTAQSFTVITGHSASDREENYSALAQLDGTLVFLMGLGRLPQITGELMRQGKPADTPAAVISQGFEAGERRYTATLGTIAEKASGARTPAVLVIGDTAGFHMEGTVRRPLQGVGVTVTGTAAFAGKLEARLAELGADTELLPCLRILPAGERVPEDLTAYQWIVFTSSSGVEIFFDQLRRRNTDIRRLSAVKFACIGSGTAGSLRKNGILADFVPSAYTAECLGRELPEVLAAGERVLILRAAHGSPDLNTGLDRAGTAYADIPIYRTCREPRILKGSRADRDYIVFASASGVRAYFENYGSIGTACPVCIGESTRKALLPYNTGRCLVPRVHTAEGLVEVIQRDMEADRRKQTP is encoded by the coding sequence ATGAGAAGGATTCGATTGGCCACCAGAAGCAGCCGTCTGGCCCTGGCGCAGGCAGAAGAGGTCAGACATGCCCTGGAACAGCTTGGATACACGGTGGAGCTTAAGACCGTCACCACACACGGAGACCGGGACCGGAAGAGTCCGCTGACACAGATCGGCGGCAGCGGACTCTTCGTTTCGGAGATTGAGCAGATGCTCCTGCGCGGGGAGGCGGACCTGGCGGTGCATTCCGGCAAAGACCTGCCTTACCGGCTGATGGAAGGGATGGTGATCGGCGGCGTGCCGGCTGCCGAAGACGGCAGAGACTGCCTGGTTTCCAGAAAGGGCGAAGAACTGCCGGAACATCCGCGGATCGGCACCGGGAGCCCGCGGCGTGTGGCCCAGGGACGGGCGCTTTTCCCAGGGGCTGAATTTGCGGAGATTCGGGGCAACGTGGACACCAGGCTCAGGAAACTGTCTGAAGGAAGCTATGATGCGGTGATTCTGGCCCGGGCGGGACTGAACCGGCTGAAAGCGGATCTGTCGGCCTATGACTGCCGGGTGCTGGAACCGTCGGAAATGCTGCCGGCGCCCTGCCAGGGAATCCTGGCAGTGGAATGCCGGGCAGAGGATGAAGCGCTTTGCGCAGCGCTGCGGAAACTGTCGGATCCGCGGAGCTGGAAGCGCTTTACCGCGGAGCGCTGTCTGTTTCAGATGCTGCAGGCGGATTGTTCCATGCCTGTGGGCGTGCGGGCCGAGGTGTCTGCCGCCGCGGGATCTTCGGAAAAGGGGAACGCCTGGGAAAGTATGAAATCCGGGGAAAGGATGGAAGCCGGGGAAGCGTCAGATGCCGGACAGGAACAGCTGACCCTGCAGGGATTTTTCGGCGGACGCCGTGCGGTGCGGACCGGACGGTACGCGGAGTATCCGCGTCTTTGCAGGGAAGTGGCGGATGAACTGCTGCGGCAGACCGGCTCGGTCTGTCTGGTGGGCGCCGGCTGCGGCAGGGACCTGATCACCGTAAAAGGCCTGCGTGCCCTCCGCCAGGCAGAAGTGGCGGTCTATGATGATCTGGCGGACGGGGGGCTTCTGATGGAGACCCCTGCGGACTGCCGGTGGATCTATGTGGGCAAACGGAGCGGCAGACACAGCTGGAAACAGGCAGAGATCAATCAGCTGCTGGTGGAGGAAGCCGGGAAGGGATACCGGGTGGTCCGGCTCAAAGGAGGAGACAGCTTTGTCTTCGGCCGGGGCGGCGAAGAAATCCTGGCCCTGCAGGAAGCGGGGATTCCCTATGAAGTGATACCGGGCATCACATCTTCTGTGGCGGTGCCGGAGCATGGGGGGATTCCGGTGACCCATCGTCAGACGGCGCAGTCCTTTACCGTGATAACCGGGCATTCCGCCTCGGACCGGGAAGAAAATTACAGCGCCCTGGCGCAGCTGGACGGTACGCTGGTGTTTCTGATGGGACTGGGACGCCTGCCGCAGATCACCGGGGAACTGATGCGTCAGGGGAAACCGGCGGATACGCCGGCTGCGGTGATTTCTCAGGGATTTGAAGCAGGGGAACGCCGCTATACCGCCACCCTGGGCACCATTGCGGAAAAGGCGTCCGGTGCCCGGACACCGGCGGTGCTTGTGATCGGGGATACGGCAGGATTTCACATGGAAGGAACGGTCCGGCGGCCGCTGCAGGGAGTCGGGGTCACGGTAACAGGGACTGCGGCGTTTGCCGGAAAACTGGAAGCCAGGCTTGCGGAGCTTGGAGCAGATACCGAGCTGCTGCCCTGCCTGCGGATCCTTCCGGCGGGGGAACGCGTGCCGGAGGATCTGACCGCTTATCAATGGATTGTATTCACCAGCAGCAGCGGGGTGGAGATTTTCTTTGATCAGCTGCGCCGGCGAAATACAGATATCCGCAGGCTTTCCGCGGTCAAATTTGCCTGCATCGGCAGCGGGACAGCCGGAAGCCTGCGGAAAAACGGCATCCTGGCGGATTTTGTGCCTTCCGCGTACACGGCGGAATGCCTCGGCCGGGAGCTGCCGGAGGTGCTGGCTGCCGGGGAACGGGTACTGATTCTGCGGGCAGCGCACGGCTCGCCGGATCTGAATACCGGACTGGACCGGGCCGGCACTGCTTACGCGGATATTCCGATATACCGGACCTGCAGGGAGCCGCGGATTCTGAAAGGAAGCAGGGCAGACCGGGATTATATCGTATTTGCCAGCGCCTCCGGGGTGCGGGCTTATTTTGAAAACTATGGATCTATCGGCACTGCCTGTCCGGTGTGCATCGGAGAAAGCACCAGAAAGGCACTTCTGCCGTATAATACCGGCAGGTGTCTGGTGCCGCGGGTGCATACGGCAGAGGGGCTGGTGGAAGTAATACAGAGGGATATGGAAGCAGACAGGAGGAAACAGACACCATGA
- the hemB gene encoding porphobilinogen synthase, giving the protein MRRFRRLRQSEKMREFVRENRVTAQDLIYPLFIEEGENIKNPVPSMPQVYQYSLDRVHEILDELTELKIPAVLLFGIPAHKDPEGSSAYDPHGVVQEAIRYIRKNYPQLLIIADICLCEYTSHGHCGLVQGETILNDATLPLLARMAVTAAQAGADIVAPSDMMDGRVAAIREALDAADLSQVPILSYSAKYASGYYGPFRDAAGSAPHFGDRKSYQMDPANGREAMREIQDDLEEGADMIIVKPALAYLDILREAREQVSVPIVTYNVSGEYAMVKAAAQNGWIDERRIVLENMTAMKRAGADRIITYHALDVARWLQEEN; this is encoded by the coding sequence ATGAGACGTTTTCGCAGACTGAGACAGTCAGAAAAAATGAGAGAGTTTGTCCGGGAAAACCGGGTAACAGCGCAGGATTTGATCTATCCGCTGTTTATTGAAGAGGGAGAAAATATCAAAAACCCGGTTCCTTCCATGCCGCAGGTGTATCAGTATTCGCTGGACCGGGTGCATGAGATTCTGGATGAGCTGACCGAATTAAAAATTCCTGCAGTGCTGCTGTTTGGCATTCCGGCGCATAAAGACCCGGAAGGAAGCAGCGCTTACGATCCCCATGGGGTGGTTCAGGAAGCGATCCGCTATATCCGGAAAAATTATCCGCAGCTGCTGATTATCGCGGATATCTGCCTGTGTGAATATACGTCCCACGGACACTGCGGTCTGGTGCAGGGAGAAACCATTTTAAATGACGCGACCCTGCCCCTGCTGGCCCGTATGGCTGTGACTGCCGCACAGGCCGGCGCGGATATCGTGGCGCCTTCGGATATGATGGACGGCCGCGTGGCGGCGATTCGCGAAGCGTTAGACGCGGCGGATCTGTCGCAGGTACCGATCTTAAGCTACAGCGCGAAATATGCCTCCGGCTATTACGGCCCGTTCCGTGACGCGGCGGGATCCGCCCCCCATTTCGGCGACCGGAAATCCTATCAGATGGATCCGGCCAACGGAAGGGAAGCCATGCGGGAGATTCAGGATGACCTGGAAGAAGGGGCGGATATGATTATCGTAAAGCCGGCGCTGGCATACCTGGACATTCTGAGAGAAGCCAGAGAGCAGGTTTCTGTACCAATTGTAACTTATAATGTCTCCGGCGAATATGCCATGGTCAAGGCAGCGGCCCAAAACGGCTGGATCGATGAACGGCGGATTGTGCTGGAGAATATGACAGCCATGAAACGGGCCGGCGCCGACCGGATTATCACCTATCACGCGCTGGATGTAGCCCGCTGGCTGCAGGAAGAAAACTAA
- the hemL gene encoding glutamate-1-semialdehyde 2,1-aminomutase: MKTDCSKKEFIRAQQVIPGGVNSPVRAFRAVGQDPLFISRAEGSHIYDMDGNEYIDYVCSWGPNILGHAHPWVIHEVQRVCEQGLTFGAPTVLETELAEMIVDAVPAAEQVRLVSSGTEAVMSAVRAARGYTGRNKIVKFAGNYHGHSDGLLVKAGSGLLTEAVPDSSGVPEGYVQYTLQAEYNDRDSVERLFAEQGGEIAAVLVEPVAANMGVVPPEEGFLAFLREITKRYGALLIFDEVITGFRLAYGGAGACFGVTPDLVTLGKIVGGGMPLAAYCGKKEIMQVVAPAGSVYQAGTLSGNPVAVTAGLETLKILKENPEIYRELDEKGARLEAAFRAAGKQVNRVGSLCSVFFSEGPVTDYRTAQTCDTEAFARYFSHMLSHGIYVAPSQFEAMFVSCAHTDEDLERTVEAIRTLEN; encoded by the coding sequence TTGAAGACAGATTGTTCCAAGAAGGAATTTATCCGGGCACAGCAGGTGATCCCGGGGGGAGTCAACAGTCCCGTGCGGGCCTTTCGCGCCGTGGGACAGGATCCGCTGTTTATCAGCCGGGCAGAAGGCTCCCATATCTATGATATGGACGGAAATGAATATATTGACTATGTATGCTCCTGGGGCCCGAATATTCTGGGCCACGCCCATCCCTGGGTGATTCATGAGGTACAGCGGGTCTGCGAGCAGGGGCTGACCTTCGGGGCGCCGACCGTACTGGAGACAGAGCTGGCGGAGATGATTGTGGATGCAGTGCCGGCGGCTGAACAGGTACGGCTGGTTTCCAGCGGGACGGAAGCGGTGATGAGCGCGGTGCGGGCCGCCCGGGGTTATACCGGACGGAATAAAATCGTGAAATTTGCCGGCAATTATCACGGCCACAGCGACGGACTCCTGGTAAAAGCCGGCAGCGGCCTGCTGACCGAGGCGGTTCCGGACAGCAGCGGTGTGCCGGAAGGCTATGTGCAGTACACGCTGCAGGCGGAATACAATGACCGGGATTCTGTGGAGCGTCTCTTTGCGGAACAGGGCGGGGAAATCGCTGCGGTGCTGGTGGAGCCGGTGGCCGCTAATATGGGCGTGGTTCCGCCGGAAGAAGGATTTCTGGCATTTCTGCGGGAGATTACGAAGCGGTACGGCGCGCTTCTGATTTTTGATGAAGTCATCACCGGATTCCGTCTGGCTTACGGCGGTGCTGGTGCCTGTTTCGGGGTAACGCCTGACCTGGTGACCCTTGGAAAGATCGTAGGGGGCGGAATGCCTCTGGCGGCTTACTGTGGAAAAAAAGAGATCATGCAGGTGGTTGCGCCGGCAGGATCTGTGTATCAGGCCGGTACCCTGTCCGGCAACCCGGTGGCGGTAACCGCAGGACTGGAAACACTGAAGATTTTAAAGGAAAATCCGGAGATTTACCGGGAGCTGGATGAAAAAGGGGCGCGGCTGGAAGCCGCTTTTCGCGCGGCCGGAAAGCAGGTAAACCGCGTGGGCTCCCTGTGTTCGGTGTTTTTCTCGGAGGGACCGGTGACGGATTACCGTACGGCACAGACCTGCGATACGGAGGCATTCGCCCGGTATTTCTCGCATATGCTGTCCCATGGAATTTATGTGGCACCCAGTCAGTTTGAAGCCATGTTTGTGTCCTGCGCCCATACGGATGAGGATCTGGAGCGTACGGTGGAAGCGATTCGCACTCTGGAGAACTGA
- a CDS encoding glycoside hydrolase family 32 protein — MITPRYRHHFHLLPPAGWLNDPNGSCWWGDRCHIFFQYAPDSPHGSGSKCWGHYTSRDLIRWDYEGIAVAPDSPYDCSGAYSGTAYTGSGSLELFYTGNVKHPGNYDYINEGRGHNVLYLKSADGLSFSPKEVLLTNEDYPAAMSCHVRDPKVWQADGCCYLLLGARTRDSQAALLLYRSSDRKHWTLARDIRPEAPFGYMLECPDYFSCGESEVLAFCPQGIPQGTEKFQNIYSSGYLILPEGALTDAPSDTLNKCLLPDRFQEWDQGFDFYAPQTFSLPDGRRVLIGWAGVPDAPYDNLPAVAEGWQHSLTLLRELTVTPDRILQYPIRELEALRQAPVSCPLEKQTVLTPGFSFDLELERRTALAQQAFTLRFSSDLVLTFAEGMLSLRFLNNTGRGRTIRHGVCPQVRELRILMDASLLEIYVNRGALVFTTRWYPENARGVLLASDGGFTGTLWPMADSIRCDAPLPHNG; from the coding sequence ATGATTACACCCCGTTATCGTCATCATTTTCATCTGCTTCCGCCCGCAGGGTGGCTGAATGACCCCAACGGAAGCTGCTGGTGGGGGGACCGCTGCCACATCTTTTTTCAGTACGCGCCGGATTCCCCCCACGGCAGCGGCAGCAAATGCTGGGGACACTACACATCCCGGGATCTGATCCGGTGGGACTACGAAGGCATTGCCGTGGCGCCGGATTCTCCCTACGACTGCAGCGGCGCCTACTCCGGCACCGCTTACACCGGATCCGGCAGTCTGGAGCTGTTTTACACGGGAAATGTCAAGCACCCCGGAAACTACGACTATATCAACGAAGGCCGCGGCCATAATGTCCTGTATCTGAAAAGCGCGGACGGCCTGTCCTTTTCCCCAAAAGAAGTTCTGCTGACCAACGAAGACTATCCGGCTGCCATGAGCTGTCATGTGCGGGATCCAAAAGTCTGGCAGGCGGACGGCTGCTGTTATCTGCTGCTTGGAGCCCGTACCAGAGACTCCCAGGCCGCGCTCCTGCTCTACCGGTCGTCCGACCGGAAACACTGGACCCTGGCCCGGGATATCCGGCCGGAAGCCCCCTTTGGCTATATGCTGGAATGTCCGGATTACTTTTCCTGCGGCGAATCGGAAGTTCTGGCCTTCTGCCCCCAGGGAATTCCCCAGGGCACGGAAAAATTTCAGAACATCTATTCCTCCGGTTATCTGATCCTTCCGGAAGGGGCCCTGACCGATGCCCCATCGGACACGTTAAACAAGTGTCTCCTTCCGGACCGTTTTCAGGAATGGGATCAGGGATTTGACTTTTACGCGCCCCAGACCTTTTCCCTTCCCGACGGGAGACGGGTTCTGATCGGCTGGGCCGGTGTGCCGGATGCGCCCTATGACAATCTGCCGGCAGTCGCGGAAGGCTGGCAGCATTCCCTGACACTGCTCCGGGAGCTTACCGTCACCCCGGACCGTATTCTTCAGTACCCGATCCGGGAGCTGGAGGCCCTGCGGCAGGCGCCGGTTTCCTGTCCTCTGGAAAAACAAACGGTGCTGACTCCCGGCTTTTCCTTCGATCTGGAACTGGAGCGCCGGACGGCGCTGGCACAGCAGGCCTTTACCCTGCGGTTTTCCTCGGACCTGGTCCTGACCTTCGCGGAGGGAATGCTTTCCCTGCGTTTTCTGAACAACACCGGCCGCGGACGCACCATCCGCCATGGGGTCTGCCCGCAGGTGCGGGAACTGCGGATCCTCATGGATGCCTCCCTCCTGGAAATCTATGTCAACCGCGGAGCCCTTGTCTTTACCACCCGCTGGTATCCAGAGAATGCGCGGGGCGTCCTCCTGGCTTCTGACGGCGGTTTCACGGGAACCCTCTGGCCCATGGCGGACAGTATCCGCTGCGATGCGCCTCTCCCGCACAACGGATGA
- a CDS encoding PTS transporter subunit IIBCA: MNYRTSAADVLKAVGGKENVVSAAHCATRLRLVIADNSKLNKDAVEAAEGVKGCFEASGQIQVIYGTGIVNHVFDEFIALAGIEGGSKDDVKAAAAQKQNIFLRGIKTLGDIFVPIIPAIVASGLLNGILGGLAAAIPSITDSSLYSIINLFAGAALAMLPILIAISAAKKFGGNQFLAAVIGFIMIHPNLINSWSVSALKEAGKTIPTWSVWFGLFHVDQVGYQGHVIPVIIAIFLMCVLEKKLHKIVPAMLDLFVTPLVTVLVTGYLTMTIIGPVFSTVEGWVLDGAQALIGLPFGIGGIIIGGVYAITVVAGLHHMYNMIEAEMCSMATPMNTWMPIATAANVGQGAAALAVGIKSKDQKIKSMAMPASLSAFLGITEPAIFGVNIRFMRPFVAGCIGGAAGGFVAAVSGIYANAYGITGLFGFLITTKFATTYALVMAVSFVVAFLISFILYRDPAKDGSAAAADPTAAENTADDTEASLSDPSASDASLSGESAGRPSEDAASAPAASVYASYEEGLLLTPIKGEVIPLSEVPDETFSQGFLGAGVAILPEEGAVYAPADGTLSMLFDTKHAVGITTTDGIELLIHIGIDTVQLEGRYFTAHKKQGDPVKAGDLLISFDIPKITEAGYPLATPVLVANPDDFASVTPEPLGHRNAMEPILRVEKKAPAAS; this comes from the coding sequence ATGAATTACAGAACATCTGCCGCGGATGTGCTCAAGGCGGTCGGCGGCAAGGAAAACGTGGTGTCCGCTGCCCACTGCGCCACCCGGCTGCGCCTTGTCATCGCGGACAACAGCAAGCTGAACAAAGACGCCGTGGAGGCGGCCGAGGGAGTCAAAGGCTGCTTTGAGGCCTCCGGGCAGATCCAGGTGATCTACGGAACCGGAATTGTCAATCATGTCTTTGATGAATTTATCGCCCTGGCAGGGATCGAAGGCGGTTCCAAGGACGATGTCAAGGCTGCCGCTGCCCAGAAGCAGAATATTTTCCTGCGGGGCATCAAGACCCTGGGCGATATCTTTGTGCCGATCATCCCGGCCATCGTAGCCAGCGGTCTTCTGAACGGTATCCTGGGCGGTCTGGCCGCAGCCATTCCTTCCATTACCGACAGCAGCCTGTACAGCATCATCAATCTGTTTGCCGGCGCCGCGCTGGCCATGCTGCCGATTCTGATCGCCATCAGCGCCGCCAAAAAATTCGGCGGCAACCAGTTCCTGGCGGCTGTTATCGGCTTTATCATGATTCACCCGAATCTGATCAACTCCTGGAGTGTATCCGCCCTGAAAGAAGCGGGCAAGACCATTCCCACCTGGAGTGTCTGGTTCGGGCTCTTCCATGTGGACCAGGTCGGTTACCAGGGACATGTGATCCCTGTGATTATCGCCATTTTCCTGATGTGCGTCCTTGAGAAAAAACTGCACAAAATCGTCCCGGCCATGCTGGACCTGTTTGTCACCCCTCTGGTAACTGTCCTGGTGACCGGCTATCTCACCATGACCATCATCGGCCCCGTATTCTCCACTGTGGAAGGATGGGTACTGGACGGCGCCCAGGCGCTGATCGGCCTGCCCTTTGGCATCGGCGGCATCATCATCGGCGGCGTCTACGCGATTACCGTAGTCGCAGGCCTGCACCATATGTACAATATGATTGAAGCAGAGATGTGCTCGATGGCCACTCCTATGAATACCTGGATGCCCATTGCCACTGCCGCAAATGTGGGGCAGGGCGCAGCTGCCCTTGCCGTAGGCATCAAGTCCAAAGACCAGAAAATCAAATCCATGGCTATGCCGGCTTCCCTCTCCGCTTTTCTGGGAATTACCGAGCCTGCCATCTTCGGTGTCAATATCCGGTTCATGCGTCCGTTTGTCGCCGGCTGTATCGGCGGCGCTGCCGGCGGTTTTGTGGCCGCAGTCAGCGGAATCTACGCCAATGCCTATGGAATCACCGGTCTGTTTGGTTTCCTGATTACTACCAAATTCGCTACCACCTACGCGCTGGTGATGGCCGTTTCCTTTGTGGTGGCCTTCCTCATCTCTTTCATCCTGTACCGGGATCCGGCAAAAGACGGCAGTGCCGCAGCAGCCGATCCCACAGCAGCAGAAAACACAGCCGATGACACGGAAGCTTCCCTTTCCGACCCTTCTGCTTCTGACGCGTCACTTTCCGGCGAATCCGCCGGCCGTCCGTCTGAAGATGCCGCCTCCGCTCCTGCCGCATCTGTCTATGCTTCCTATGAAGAAGGCCTCCTGCTGACGCCCATCAAAGGGGAGGTCATCCCCCTGTCCGAAGTCCCGGACGAAACCTTCTCCCAGGGCTTCTTAGGCGCCGGCGTCGCCATTCTACCGGAGGAAGGCGCTGTATACGCGCCGGCAGACGGCACCCTGTCCATGCTGTTTGACACGAAGCACGCGGTGGGCATTACCACCACAGACGGCATCGAACTGCTGATTCATATCGGCATTGACACCGTACAGCTGGAAGGCAGGTATTTCACTGCCCACAAAAAACAGGGCGATCCGGTCAAAGCCGGCGACCTGCTGATTTCCTTTGATATTCCGAAAATCACAGAAGCCGGATACCCGCTGGCCACTCCGGTACTGGTGGCAAATCCCGACGATTTCGCTTCTGTCACACCGGAACCCCTGGGACACAGAAATGCCATGGAGCCGATTCTCCGGGTGGAGAAAAAAGCGCCCGCCGCGTCCTGA
- a CDS encoding LacI family DNA-binding transcriptional regulator gives MTINEIAKMAGVSRATVSRYLNHGYVSAANREKIGQIIEETGYVPSAPAQTLRSKRTNYIGVVIPKINSDSIAQMVSGIHRSLAGTGYHMLLACTDNHEEEEVKSLRVFKEDKVDGLILMGTVFTAEHRRELEDCSVPLVILAQNIPGYPCVYSDDYLAGYELGAHVRDTGTVFGMIRVNEQDQAVGVNRRQGVLDALAEAGIRIPEGYEITSGFDLQSGY, from the coding sequence ATGACAATCAATGAGATCGCAAAGATGGCCGGCGTATCCAGGGCAACGGTATCCAGGTATCTGAATCACGGTTATGTCAGTGCGGCCAATCGGGAGAAAATCGGACAGATTATTGAGGAAACGGGGTATGTGCCGTCGGCGCCGGCCCAGACACTGCGGAGCAAGCGGACCAACTACATCGGCGTGGTCATACCGAAGATCAATTCCGATTCCATTGCCCAGATGGTCAGCGGCATTCACAGAAGCCTGGCGGGGACCGGCTATCACATGCTGCTGGCCTGTACCGACAATCATGAGGAAGAAGAGGTGAAAAGCCTCCGCGTGTTCAAGGAAGACAAGGTGGACGGACTGATTCTCATGGGGACGGTATTTACGGCAGAACACCGCAGAGAACTGGAGGACTGCAGTGTGCCGCTGGTGATCCTGGCCCAGAATATCCCCGGTTACCCCTGCGTTTATTCCGACGATTATCTGGCGGGGTATGAGCTGGGCGCCCATGTCCGGGATACCGGGACGGTCTTTGGCATGATCCGGGTCAACGAACAGGACCAGGCGGTGGGCGTCAACCGCCGGCAGGGGGTGCTGGATGCCCTTGCGGAAGCAGGGATCCGGATACCGGAAGGGTACGAGATCACTTCCGGCTTCGACCTGCAGTCCGGGTATTAG
- a CDS encoding substrate-binding domain-containing protein, protein MCATDTIACGALRYLHEIHAEIPAQIQIAGFGDSNFAKAAIPELTTVHYYYEEQGYEAGCMLQDLMKHKGQALSKSVKLGIDVRVHQSTRRQEKEETEILS, encoded by the coding sequence ATCTGCGCCACGGATACCATTGCCTGCGGCGCCCTGCGCTATCTGCATGAGATCCATGCGGAGATTCCGGCACAGATTCAGATCGCGGGCTTCGGAGACAGCAATTTTGCCAAAGCTGCCATACCGGAACTGACCACCGTGCATTACTATTATGAGGAGCAGGGCTACGAAGCCGGGTGCATGCTGCAGGATCTGATGAAGCACAAAGGCCAGGCCCTGTCAAAATCCGTAAAACTCGGCATTGACGTGCGGGTGCATCAGTCGACCCGCCGGCAGGAGAAAGAAGAAACTGAAATTTTGTCATAA